A genomic segment from Hippoglossus stenolepis isolate QCI-W04-F060 chromosome 3, HSTE1.2, whole genome shotgun sequence encodes:
- the LOC124851551 gene encoding uncharacterized protein LOC124851551: MAEVFQEASACRDQHLEALNDQFQRLAQARQLPAASRPVSPPARAISGPEPRLNAPERFSGAPGTCWSFLTLCSLTFELQPLTYPTERSRVACMITQLSGRARDWGTPEWEKQSAICSSVSAVSDGLRKVFDHATPGREAARGLFNLIQGSRRTVDYSIDFRTLAAESDWNSSSLMDDSSARGRTAACTLFCKGQTNTVSVFIDSGANTNLLDRTFAMQLGIEQEPLIQPIKATALDGRLICTVTHRTIPLRLGIPSPPNEFPDLTGVPSEYQDVKEVFNKARATSLPPHHPYDCAIDLLPATAIFQAMVNDVLRDFLNIFVFVYLDDILIFSKSEPEHVQHVRSVLQRLLENQLFVKAEKCEFHATEVTFLGFIVRAGRILVDPTKVKAVADWPTPTTRKRLQQFLGFANFYRRFIRNYSSVAAPLTALTSQKLTFQWSSAAERAFGELKSRFSSAPILVFLDPERQFTVEVDASDSGVGAVLSQRAAEDQKMHPCAFFSCKLSPAEQHYDIGNRELLAVKLALEEWRHWLEGAEQPFVVWTDHKNLEYIRSAKRLSSRQARWALFFNRFDFSLSYHPGSKNVKPDALSRQFQSDSGATLPESILPSKVVICVITWDIEDKVKQGQADHPAPSGCPVCPCESTLSGTPVGTLFSACLSPRG, encoded by the exons ATGGCGGAGGTTTTCCAGGAAGCTTCAGCATGCCGCGACCAACATTTGGAGGCTCTCAACGACCAGTTCCAGCGGTTAGCACAAGCCCGTCAACTGCCGGCGGCTTCACGGCCGGTCAGTCCTCCAGCTCGTGCTATCTCCGGTCCGGAACCTCGCCTTAACGCTCCCGAACGGTTCTCCGGAGCTCCAGGTACCTGCTGGTCCTTCCTTACTCTCTGTTCTTTGACTTTTGAACTGCAGCCTCTCACATATCCCACCGAGAGGTCGAGAGTGGCTTGTATGATCACCCAGCTTTCGGGACGGGCACGTGACTGGGGAACCCCCGAGTGGGAGAAGCAGTCGGCGATCTGTTCTTCCGTGTCAGCGGTCTCCGATGGTCTCCGGAAGGTTTTTGACCATGCTACCCCCGGCCGAGAGGCTGCTCGTGGACTTTTCAACCTGATCCAGGGGAGTCGGCGAACGGTGGATTATTCCATTGATTTCCGGACTCTCGCTGCTGAGAGCGATTGGAATTCCTCCTCGCTGATGGACGACAGCAGCGCCAGAGGGAGAACTGCTGCATGTACT CTCTTCTGCAAAGGACAGACTAACACAGTCTCTGTCTTTATTGACTCTGGGGCCAACACCAATCTCCTGGACCGTACTTTTGCCATGCAGCTGGGTATTGAGCAGGAGCCTTTGATCCAACCCATCAAGGCCACTGCTCTGGATGGGCGCCTCATCTGCACAGTAACCCACCGCACCATTCCTCTCCGTCTGGGCAT CCCCTCTCCTCCTAATGAGTTTCCAGATCTTACAGGAGTTCCATCAGAATACCAGGACGTTAAGGAGGTGTTTAACAAAGCACGGGCCACTTCGCTTCCCCCTCATCACCCGTATGACTGCGCCATTGATCTCCTCCCTG CCACTGCGATCTTCCAGGCTATGGTAAACGATGTTCTCCGGGATTTTcttaatatttttgtgtttgtttacctcgACGATATCCTGATCTTCTCTAAGTCTGAACCGGAGCATGTTCAGCATGTTCGCAGTGTTCTCCAGAGGCTCctggagaatcagctgttcGTGAAAGCGGAGAAATGTGAATTTCATGCCACTGAAGTAACATTTTTAGGGTTTATCGTCAGGGCTGGTCGTATCCTGGTGGACCCCACCAAGGTCAAAGCAGTGGCTGATTGGCCTACCCCCACCACCCGGAAGAGGCTTCAGCAATTCTTGGGGTTTGCCAATTTCTATCGTCGTTTCATCCGCAATTATAGTTCTGTGGCAGCTCCCCTAACGGCTCTCACCTCCCAAAAACTCACCTTCCAGtggtcctctgctgcagaaagagcATTCGGTGAGTTGAAGTCACGGTTCTCGTCTGCTCCCATCCTTGTCTTTCTAGATCCAGAGCGTCAGTTTACTGTGGAGGTGGACGCATCGGACTCCGGGGTGGGAGCAGTCCTCTCCCAGCGGGCAGCAGAGGACCAGAAGATGCACCCATGTGCTTTCTTCTCCTGCAAGTTGTCACCAGCCGAACAACATTATGATATTGGGAATCGAGAGTTGTTGGCTGTCAAGTTGGCCTTGGAGGAGTGGAGGCACTGGTTAGAGGGGGCGGAGCAGCCGTTTGTGGTTTGGACCGATCACAAGAACCTGGAGTACATCCGGTCCGCCAAACGGTTGAGCTCCCGTCAAGCCAGGTGGGCATTATTCTTTAACCGTTTTGACTTTTCCCTCTCTTACCACCCAGGATCAAAGAATGTCAAGCCTGATGCCCTGTCCCGTCAGTTCCAGTCCGACAGTGGCGCCACATTACCAGAAAGTATCCTCCCCTCCAAGGTTGTCATCTGCGTTATAACCTGGGACATTGAGGATAAGGTGAAGCAGGGTCAGGCTGATCATCCAGCGCCCAGTGGTTGCCCTGTTTGTCCCTGCGAATCTACGCTCTCAGGTACTCCAGTGGGGACACTCTTCTCGGCTTGCCTGTCACCTAGGGGTTAG